The segment AGAAAATAtacaagaaacaaaaaaaaaataaaaaatacttatatgAGTAAACGAAGTCTTtctgaaccaaaaaaaaaattaaatcgggaaaaataattataaattcttcCTTTTGTTGACAGTCTAAttgtcgaaataaaaaaaaaaaaaaaacaattttatttaaagatgtattatagtaattattaaaataaaaaaaaaaaaattatagtttttgcgtttaaaaaatttgtagtgatgcaaaaaagaaaaaaaaaaaaaagacaaaatatatatagaaaaattaattgcgattattgattatatttattactgtacttattgttattgttCCTCGGTTCACGTTAAGACGTTTACGAGAAATCCATTTGTACAATCATATGATTATTCATTATGGaaataatgcaaaaataaattattattaattatttattattcatattattatagatTTAAAAGTTTACGGTTTGCTTTGTATTATttcgtaattattatttattattccaaatttttttcatcaatttatcgtattttattctgaagaaataaataaaaaacaatcgtaatttttattttattagttgtaaaatgtaaaatatatttcgaaacAAAACAGACATTAATTCAGTTttaattggatttttttaaatgtttatttattgataaattaataaagtaagtatattataattaaaattttaaaaatatataataaaactatttggctgttatattttcttaataCGTAAATACTGTGATGAATTTTCATTAGGATCAAAATCATCGAGTACCcatgaatcaacaaaaatatttaaaacaacattattatttcgcATTTGTGTTGATGATGAGGCAGAAACAAGTGTCTCAGATGTAACAGATGTTCTTGTAATATTAAGTTCTTCAagattaattgaatttttaattaactcaatTATTCCAGCATCACCAATGTACTTACAATTTCTacaatctaatttttttaattgtcgaAAATGTTCAAATGGATAATCAGTAACATTTCTACGCATGTCATTTACAAGTAGTTCTTCCAAGCAATTTAAAGTTGATAGCTCATTTAGTCCAATATCAGTTACAGATGTACAAAGACTaatatctaaatattttaatgatttacaTTGCCATGTTATGCTTCGCAAAAATACATCATAAACAGCATCAACACCACGTAAATCAAGATGCTCCAAATTAACAAGATCagatattaaacaaatatattctttgtttaatttacaaaatgcaagatttaaattaattaatgtttgtttttggcttataatttttatctcattttgATCGAGTTCATGGGAATTTATTGATAGACATCGTAGACTGTTGAATCTCTAGAAAATTAATCGAAATGAAttgatgtaaattaataataatatagaaaaataatgtgAAATTAACTTACAGTTAgtgaattttttggtaatggaTTGTACAAATAACCTGGACAGTTTCTTGATGGTAACATTCCCAAATGTATTTCTTCAATTCCATCAGATAAACTTGTCAGAcaacgaaataaatattgtccatatgtatttttaattttaatatatttaagtttATCCATATTTGTAAATGCATTTATAAAATGTGTATCtgaatatttacataaatcaAGTTCAATCCGTGTTAAGTTATTACAATGTTGACGTATTATTTGTAGTATACTTGAGTTACATAATttcgataaattaatatacgtCAAATAGAATCCACATctctctaatattttttcaatgtctttttgtttttttagagATCTCAATAATTCGTTGTctattgattttgaaaaatctaGCTCTTTTATATCATGCCATGATTGTTGACTAACATCTCGCCATCTTAAACTCACTAAATTAAttgcaataaattaaaaaaaaagatcattttaaaattaataaataccttTTTCTATATCAAGACGTTTTTTAATtggtaaatatgaaaatattttagcaAGATTATCATCACTCAAGATTTCAATAACTGCTTGACCAGTTGATTCTTCATCAGGTTCAACTTTTGGTgtttctctattttttaaacaacttttcttgacaattatttctttatttttagtggcattgttatttttagcTTTACGTTTTcccatttttaaatattttaattatttaataatttaattgacttgtttatttatcctttttatcattgtattcatgagagaaaaaatttgtaaacataattatttattttgacagCTGGAGAGAGTGTGTGTACACacacagagaaaaaaaaaacattcgccattttttttgaccgcgtaaatttaaaatttctgtattgcaaaaaaaataataacaacaacaatgacaatattaattgtaaaaatttaatgtttcttttaattttctaaacaaatttacatttaaaaaaaaatggtatgattattatagatattaaaaatacacaaaataattaataatctttGACAAAAATATGTTGTTTAGCATAATCCCAAAGACAAATTGCACCAGTGACATGAACATTTAAAGATCTAACAACACCAGCTTGTGGAATTTCAACACACATATCCAACAATGGTATTAAATTTGCTGGTataccatttttttcatttcccaataataaaattgtttttttaggaaatgaaatatttttaagactAACACTATTTGCTGTTTGTTCAGCACCAATTAAACTCcatccatttaattttttttccattaaataatCACGTAATTCATGtgttttaatttcaacaatatttaccCATTTTTCTGATGATACACTTAAACATtgaaattctttattttcaatattttttgcacttgataatattaattgtcttGCACAAAAAATTTCACATGTTCTTGATAAACCACCTAAATTTTGATAACTGTCAATTAAACTTGCAACGACAATCATTCCCATGTcattgtcaataattttttgtttatatgttGGTGTTATTATTTGCAtgtcatcaataaaatcaacGGATTTTGttggtgttatttttttttgtatatcatTGTTTGATACTGTTGATGTATAATGTccatcatttgttttattattatctttttcttgCCATTGTGATGGAGTACATATTGAACTCAAATAATTACGTCTCGAATAGggcaatgatattttttcattccatGAACAATAGCTCACAATCGTCTCGTTGATACATTCATCCAGAGAAACATTAAGTAATCTAGgaatatcataaaatattgtctgaaataaatattgaaaaaaagccattaaaaacaattaactaaaatatattttatgtggTTATTAATTCATACCTGAAAATCATAATCTTCAATTGGATCAaaagttgtaaaataaaaatcatcaagtaattttaatgaatttttcatcaaatttccTTGACGTAAACTTATTTCTAGTGAATTTTTAATAGCATtgcattcaaaatttaatatccatttttcttcatttgctatttgacataattttgataatacaacctgtataaaaatataaaaaaaccattaaagATTTGTtgcaaataaatgaaaaataataaattaaatttacctgaCAATATAATCTAACGACAAATTGTTGTGTCATACAatttggtaaaataaaatcaatagcCTTTTCAAAGTATCCATTTTTTTCATgacttggtaaattttttaaaacatgataaataattgaagcaAGTGATGTGATACTTGCTGGTCTATTGTCTCTACCTTTGGCAAATAAATTCCAAAATTGTTCACGTAACTTTGgttttatcaaatgaattttaatgattaaccATTCTTGCATAACACGTACACTTGGTTGATTACTTTCTTCAAGTAAATGATCACATATTGCTTCATGTACAGTCAATGTACTGTCATCATCAAGTGTTGGTtgtaaaatcaacaaaatttgcATTATTCTATTGTTTAATATATGAGTATTTGAATTAGCATAGTAtcctttatttttacgtttaaCAAGATGCAATAATAACACTggaatatatgataaattgacAGCATCTGGATTCCATGATgacattgataatatttcttcAATTGCATGATAATGAACTAGCATTTCTGGTGGTGGTGATATACTTGTAAAATAATTGCATGCATATCTAAATATTTGTCTTTCAATtctcttttcaatttttccaatatttgTATGAAGATAACATGTTAATATTGAATcactaaatttatattttgatgatggttttaattttttaattgactttaataatattaaacgtaattttggtatattttcacTTGCTTCTAGCAGCTCATTGACATAACAAGATGCATCTGTTTCtggaaatttatcatttgttattaaGCCAATGATTTCTTCAATTGACagccaaaataattttgttcttTTCATGTTTAATGTACGCTTCCAGGTCAATtcaacaattgattttataatatcataattatcatcattgtttATCGAATTATCTTGTTGCATTAATACCAGTAATATTTTTGGAATTGATGGAATAACATGATCACTTCCAGTCTCAATGAGATTCATTAATGATCCAagataatcattaattttttcttcatctttaattgtaaaataattaaataattgctCAATCAATTTAGCTATTATTCCATGATACTCTGATATAAAACGAGCATCATCTTTactcattttatttgtaattaatgaCTTTTgacataaatttaacaaaaaatcacaataaaaatcattaaaatatttttttttaacatcaattgACTTACCACATTCAAACAAAACACAAACAGCATACCAGAATTTCACATTTTCAACATCATGTCCATTAATtacatcaattgattttaaaaataatttttcaataccaacaaataaatcattgaataaattattatcaaacaatttttcaatattttttacattaacaaAAACATCACTATGATTTTTTGGACAAATTGAATTATCcaaagtttttattataaattttagagCTCCATCAACATAAGCATTattaccaaataaattttttgtatttaaatagccaagtaaatttaatgaattttcgcagtaattaatatttgcataTGATCTTGTGTCAATGTCAATTAactctttaaataaattatttaatatatttttagttggacacgtttttgttgttaatattttatgacattttaataataaataaatcatttttccaaataattcaatgctcaatttgtcattattttcaatgatattttcacaattatttttcacataatcaacagcatcatcttgcgttatattatttctaatatattctaaaaaatcatcattgtttttatcagttaaaaaataataatcatttaataaaaatgtttctgataaaatttttaaatcaattgtttgtttggtaaatattaaaaaacatttcgaCAATGATGACATTGTTAATTCACGAATttcttttgtttgttttaatataccgttgttaaaaattattgtcaaggCTTGTAATTCTCGCTGTGACCagtaatttgtatttattggaGTATCCTTTAAACCACGTAGTCCTTCAATGATCCAAAACAATGGTACAGGTGCTAAAAATTGtatctttgataaataaattataaaatcattgataaaattaattttactatgttcagcttttataaatatatttgtcaatttttgagTTATCTCTGATTGTGGATTGAAGCTTTGTTCATCATATAAAAATGTGCTGTTAAGTACTGTAACTAAAAgttcaataaattcattgttaaaaattattggatCAATATTTAGCATTATTAGAAGACCAGATTTAACAACAATAGTTGTGTCATGATGAAATAtacgttgaaaaataattttaagccagata is part of the Aphidius gifuensis isolate YNYX2018 linkage group LG1, ASM1490517v1, whole genome shotgun sequence genome and harbors:
- the LOC122860521 gene encoding F-box/LRR-repeat protein 3-like encodes the protein MGKRKAKNNNATKNKEIIVKKSCLKNRETPKVEPDEESTGQAVIEILSDDNLAKIFSYLPIKKRLDIEKVSLRWRDVSQQSWHDIKELDFSKSIDNELLRSLKKQKDIEKILERCGFYLTYINLSKLCNSSILQIIRQHCNNLTRIELDLCKYSDTHFINAFTNMDKLKYIKIKNTYGQYLFRCLTSLSDGIEEIHLGMLPSRNCPGYLYNPLPKNSLTRFNSLRCLSINSHELDQNEIKIISQKQTLINLNLAFCKLNKEYICLISDLVNLEHLDLRGVDAVYDVFLRSITWQCKSLKYLDISLCTSVTDIGLNELSTLNCLEELLVNDMRRNVTDYPFEHFRQLKKLDCRNCKYIGDAGIIELIKNSINLEELNITRTSVTSETLVSASSSTQMRNNNVVLNIFVDSWVLDDFDPNENSSQYLRIKKI
- the LOC122847791 gene encoding uncharacterized protein LOC122847791, with amino-acid sequence MFTQLLFDSKDVENLLVKICDDDGFAPEEIIQIVECFVDAMNLKSKIYGDDDDCRKEYQYKIGDLLVSKINDWFLKIDNKYFRSLISLISKIIETCDTISVIDKLWNIILNNNSIEESLTLFCALTDDFFTQKSSKVIDINISNINDERYWSIIKFGLTSNVQQQRKQAQHIMKTTIEFINNNKTYLNDLTTLIIPFINQSDKSISLELSTDFFLLLESLEEKQSHLVLPAFSRLESLISSSHLFNSIWLKIIFQRIFHHDTTIVVKSGLLIMLNIDPIIFNNEFIELLVTVLNSTFLYDEQSFNPQSEITQKLTNIFIKAEHSKINFINDFIIYLSKIQFLAPVPLFWIIEGLRGLKDTPINTNYWSQRELQALTIIFNNGILKQTKEIRELTMSSLSKCFLIFTKQTIDLKILSETFLLNDYYFLTDKNNDDFLEYIRNNITQDDAVDYVKNNCENIIENNDKLSIELFGKMIYLLLKCHKILTTKTCPTKNILNNLFKELIDIDTRSYANINYCENSLNLLGYLNTKNLFGNNAYVDGALKFIIKTLDNSICPKNHSDVFVNVKNIEKLFDNNLFNDLFVGIEKLFLKSIDVINGHDVENVKFWYAVCVLFECGKSIDVKKKYFNDFYCDFLLNLCQKSLITNKMSKDDARFISEYHGIIAKLIEQLFNYFTIKDEEKINDYLGSLMNLIETGSDHVIPSIPKILLVLMQQDNSINNDDNYDIIKSIVELTWKRTLNMKRTKLFWLSIEEIIGLITNDKFPETDASCYVNELLEASENIPKLRLILLKSIKKLKPSSKYKFSDSILTCYLHTNIGKIEKRIERQIFRYACNYFTSISPPPEMLVHYHAIEEILSMSSWNPDAVNLSYIPVLLLHLVKRKNKGYYANSNTHILNNRIMQILLILQPTLDDDSTLTVHEAICDHLLEESNQPSVRVMQEWLIIKIHLIKPKLREQFWNLFAKGRDNRPASITSLASIIYHVLKNLPSHEKNGYFEKAIDFILPNCMTQQFVVRLYCQVVLSKLCQIANEEKWILNFECNAIKNSLEISLRQGNLMKNSLKLLDDFYFTTFDPIEDYDFQTIFYDIPRLLNVSLDECINETIVSYCSWNEKISLPYSRRNYLSSICTPSQWQEKDNNKTNDGHYTSTVSNNDIQKKITPTKSVDFIDDMQIITPTYKQKIIDNDMGMIVVASLIDSYQNLGGLSRTCEIFCARQLILSSAKNIENKEFQCLSVSSEKWVNIVEIKTHELRDYLMEKKLNGWSLIGAEQTANSVSLKNISFPKKTILLLGNEKNGIPANLIPLLDMCVEIPQAGVVRSLNVHVTGAICLWDYAKQHIFVKDY